The nucleotide window AAATCACCAGAATCCAGAAGTATGTTTCTTTCCCTCCCAGTTTGGGGTATGGGCATCAGGTGATGGTGGAATGTGACGATTTTACCCATATGTTCCGGGATTTTTTCCAGTTGAGTTTTCAACCATTCCATCTGGTCAATTCCAATTTGACCATCGTTAATATCTGGTTCAGATGAATCCAGGCCAATGACTGCATATTCCTCATCTTTGTCAATGTGAACGAATTTTCGGTTTCCGATCATGCTTTCATAGTGCAGAAGGCCCACGTTACGGGCATCGTGGTTACCTGGAATCACGTAGGTTTTAGTAATGGATCGAAGCTGGTCAATGAATGCTGCAGCTTCCTCGTATTCATGGGGGTATCCATTGGTGGTAAGATCCCCGGAAACAATTACCAGATCAGGATTTTCATTCTCAAGCTGTACCAGAAGGTTGTTTTTAAGTTCATGGGAGAAGTTTTTCTCTCCAAAATGAACATCGGAAATTTGAACTATTCTTTCTCTCATTTAATCACCAACTACCTAATTTAAAGGAGATTTAATTGGTTAGGGTTATGTAAGTAAAAACATATAATTCCAATAAATTTGGTTTTATTACACTGAATATATAGTTTACTCCAAATATTAAACTATTAACGGTTCAATAAGTAGTGATAAAAACTTCAAACATCTTTAAAGAAATCAAAATTATTTAAAAATAAAATTGTAAAAGCCTTAGGGGGGATTCGAACCCCCGGCCTATACCTTACCAAGGTATCGCTCTACCGGCTGAGCCACTAAGGCAGATATTTATGGTTAGACTGTTTTAGTATTTAAACTCTTTTTTTGTTATTTGAACTTTGTTTAAATTTAAACAGCTATCTATAGAAAGTGTGATTGTAAGTGCAGGGGAAGGGATTCGAACCCTCGAAGGCCTACACCAGAGGATCTTAAGTCCTCCCCCTTTGGCCGCTCGGGCACCCCTGCAATACACTCAAGTGGGTGAATGTCATATATTAAGTTAACGGTCGCTGCCTTAACTAATCATCATTTGTAAGAAAAAATAACCATAAATTAATCATTGCATGATATTATGAAACCACTAAAAGACATGAATTTGATCATGAATTAAAAAAATATTACCTTAAAAGCAACATAACTAGTTAATGAAAATATTCAAATTGAGAATAAGTTTTAAATTTTTAAACTACAATCCCCTGAAATTAAGGAATAATAAAGAATATCGAGGATTATGGATTAAACATTAAAACAATTCATTTGGATTTATTCCAATTAAGTGAAAATCTCAATGGATAAAAAATAAATTTTATAAATATAACCATCATACTATTAAATAATAAAAGAACGTTTTATCAAGAGGTTAATGGGGATTTAAATGAAAATTGAAGAGGAAAAATGTGGATATTGTGGAGCATGCGTGGCGGTTTGTACTCAGAATGTTCTGGAACTATCCGGGATGAAACTTATTATCCATTCGGGGTGTGAAGATTGCAACTTATGCAGGGTAGTATGTCCAATGGGGGCTATTAACAATGAGAAAAATAAAGTATGACGTAGTTGTTGTAGGCGGACGTATTGGAGGATCTACTGCCTCATTATTTGCCTCTAAAAATGATTTAGATGTGTTAATGATTGAAAAA belongs to uncultured Methanobacterium sp. and includes:
- a CDS encoding metallophosphoesterase; translation: MRERIVQISDVHFGEKNFSHELKNNLLVQLENENPDLVIVSGDLTTNGYPHEYEEAAAFIDQLRSITKTYVIPGNHDARNVGLLHYESMIGNRKFVHIDKDEEYAVIGLDSSEPDINDGQIGIDQMEWLKTQLEKIPEHMGKIVTFHHHLMPIPQTGRERNILLDSGDLMRLLTDNGVDLVLNGHKHVPNVWMVEKMVTLNSGTATTRKLRGQTRPCYNQLSFEDENLYVNLVDTETGKKEQLAYYSVKVENDEYVVCSTRKNSTGTI
- a CDS encoding 4Fe-4S binding protein, whose translation is MKIEEEKCGYCGACVAVCTQNVLELSGMKLIIHSGCEDCNLCRVVCPMGAINNEKNKV